From Halorubrum salinarum, the proteins below share one genomic window:
- the uvrA gene encoding excinuclease ABC subunit UvrA, with the protein MSKDYIEVRGAEEHNLKDLDVRIPREEFTVVTGLSGSGKSSLAFDTVYAEGQRRYIESLSAYARNFLGQMDKPQVESVEGLSPAISIDQKNAANNPRSTVGTVTELHDYLRLLYARIGTQYDPVTGEEVGEQSAQDMVNQILDLPEDTRAKIAAPVVRDQKGAFEDLFEELVSDGYSRVEVDGEPVDLTLDDPDLDENYDHTIDVIVDRVTVSPDARSRITDSVETALEEAGGVLKLIVPDPPEDVPFASNARSTGSLAADADGDDRLVVEFSEELGNPNSDVQFSAIETRSFSFNSPYGACPECEGIGSTKEVDEDLVIEDPSKPLKHVFEPWSYDRTYYSRQLDNVADHFGVDLDAPFEELDEEIQRQFLYGTDDLVHFEWTTKNGTREKTERFEGVIPNLERRHVETDSERARDHIEEYMAVTTCPECEGTRLKEQSRHVLVAGTSITEVNELSIAEAREHFEGMEAELTERETTIAEEILKEIRARLGFMEEVGLEYLTLDREASTLSGGESQRIRLATQVGSGLVGVLYVLDEPSIGLHQRDNDRLLDTLEGLRDLGNTLLVVEHDEETMRRADEIIDMGPGPGKRGGEVVAQGDFDEVVAAAESVTADYLAGRKSIPVPDERREPEGELVVRGARQHNLKDLDVPIPLGTLTTVTGVSGSGKSTLVNDILYKGLAREMNDNTSVDPGAHDAIEGLDEVETVRLIDQSPIGRTPRSNPATYTDVFDHVRELFAETKLSKRRGYEKGRFSFNVKGGRCEECGGQGTVKIEMNFLSDVYVPCEECGGARYNDETLDVEYKGKTIADVLDMSVAEAHEFFESHRGLERRLKLLKDVGLGYMELGQPSTTLSGGEAQRVKLAEELGKRATGDTLYLLDEPTTGLHKEDERKLIDVLHRLVDAGNTVVVIEHELDLVKNADHVIDLGPEGGDGGGELVASGTPEEIAHEDASHTGRYLRDMLPKVDLDGPRDDRRKPAVADDD; encoded by the coding sequence ATGAGCAAGGACTACATCGAGGTCCGCGGCGCCGAGGAACACAACCTCAAGGACCTCGACGTCCGGATCCCGCGCGAGGAGTTCACCGTCGTCACCGGGCTCTCGGGCTCGGGGAAGTCGTCGCTCGCGTTCGACACCGTCTACGCCGAGGGGCAGCGGCGCTACATCGAGTCGCTGTCGGCGTACGCCCGCAACTTCCTCGGGCAGATGGACAAACCGCAGGTGGAGTCCGTCGAGGGGCTCTCGCCGGCCATCTCCATCGACCAGAAGAACGCCGCGAACAACCCCCGGTCGACGGTGGGGACCGTCACGGAGCTCCACGACTACCTCCGCCTGCTGTACGCCCGGATCGGCACGCAGTACGACCCGGTCACCGGCGAGGAGGTCGGCGAGCAGTCCGCCCAGGACATGGTGAACCAGATCCTCGACCTCCCCGAGGACACCCGCGCGAAGATCGCCGCGCCCGTCGTCCGCGACCAGAAGGGCGCGTTCGAGGACCTGTTCGAGGAGCTCGTCTCGGACGGGTACAGCCGCGTCGAGGTCGACGGCGAGCCGGTCGACCTCACGCTCGACGACCCCGACCTCGACGAGAACTACGACCACACGATCGACGTGATCGTCGACCGCGTCACCGTCTCGCCGGACGCCCGCTCGCGGATCACCGACTCCGTCGAGACCGCCCTCGAGGAGGCCGGGGGCGTCCTCAAGCTGATCGTCCCCGACCCGCCCGAGGACGTGCCGTTCGCGTCGAACGCGCGCTCGACGGGGTCGCTCGCGGCCGACGCCGACGGCGACGACCGGCTCGTCGTGGAGTTCTCCGAGGAGCTGGGCAACCCCAACTCCGACGTCCAGTTCTCCGCGATCGAGACGCGCTCGTTCTCGTTTAACAGCCCGTACGGCGCCTGCCCCGAGTGCGAGGGGATCGGCTCGACGAAGGAGGTCGACGAGGACCTCGTGATCGAGGACCCGTCGAAGCCGCTGAAGCACGTGTTCGAGCCGTGGAGCTACGACCGCACCTACTACTCTCGCCAGCTCGACAACGTCGCCGACCACTTCGGCGTCGACCTCGACGCGCCGTTCGAGGAGCTCGACGAGGAGATTCAGCGGCAGTTCCTCTACGGGACCGACGACCTGGTCCACTTCGAGTGGACGACGAAGAACGGCACCCGCGAGAAGACCGAGCGGTTCGAGGGCGTCATCCCGAACCTAGAGCGCCGCCACGTCGAGACCGACTCCGAGCGCGCCCGCGACCACATCGAGGAGTACATGGCCGTGACGACCTGTCCCGAGTGCGAGGGGACCCGCCTGAAAGAGCAGTCGCGGCACGTCCTCGTCGCGGGCACGTCGATCACCGAGGTCAACGAGCTGTCGATCGCCGAGGCCCGCGAGCACTTCGAGGGGATGGAGGCCGAGCTGACCGAGCGCGAGACCACCATCGCCGAGGAGATCCTGAAGGAGATCCGCGCGCGCCTCGGGTTCATGGAGGAGGTCGGCCTGGAGTACCTCACCCTCGACCGCGAGGCGTCGACGCTGTCGGGCGGCGAGAGCCAGCGCATCCGGCTCGCGACGCAGGTCGGCTCGGGGCTCGTCGGCGTGCTGTACGTCTTAGACGAGCCCTCCATCGGGCTTCACCAGCGCGACAACGACCGGCTGCTCGACACCCTCGAAGGGCTCCGCGACCTGGGCAACACCCTCCTCGTCGTCGAGCACGACGAGGAGACGATGCGGCGCGCCGACGAGATCATCGACATGGGCCCCGGCCCGGGCAAGCGCGGCGGCGAGGTCGTCGCGCAGGGCGACTTCGACGAGGTCGTCGCCGCCGCCGAGTCGGTGACCGCCGACTACCTCGCGGGCCGGAAGTCGATTCCGGTGCCCGACGAGCGGCGCGAGCCCGAGGGCGAGCTCGTGGTGCGGGGCGCCCGCCAGCACAACCTGAAGGACCTCGACGTGCCGATCCCGCTCGGCACGCTGACGACGGTCACCGGCGTCTCCGGGTCCGGGAAGTCGACGCTCGTCAACGACATCCTCTACAAGGGGCTCGCCCGCGAGATGAACGACAACACCTCGGTCGACCCCGGCGCGCACGACGCGATCGAGGGGCTCGACGAGGTCGAGACGGTGCGGCTCATCGACCAGTCGCCGATCGGGCGGACGCCGCGCTCGAACCCCGCCACGTACACCGACGTGTTCGACCACGTCCGCGAGCTGTTCGCGGAGACGAAGCTCTCGAAGCGCCGCGGCTACGAGAAGGGGCGCTTCTCGTTCAACGTGAAGGGCGGGCGCTGCGAGGAGTGCGGCGGGCAGGGCACCGTCAAGATCGAGATGAACTTCCTGTCGGACGTGTACGTCCCCTGCGAGGAGTGCGGCGGCGCCCGCTACAACGACGAGACGCTCGACGTGGAGTACAAGGGGAAGACGATCGCCGACGTGCTCGACATGAGCGTCGCGGAGGCCCACGAGTTCTTCGAGAGCCACCGCGGGCTCGAACGCCGGCTGAAGCTCCTGAAGGACGTGGGGCTCGGCTACATGGAGCTGGGCCAGCCCTCGACCACGCTCTCGGGCGGCGAGGCCCAGCGCGTGAAGCTCGCCGAGGAGCTCGGCAAGCGCGCCACCGGCGACACCCTGTACCTCCTCGACGAGCCGACGACGGGGCTCCACAAGGAGGACGAGCGCAAGCTGATCGACGTGCTCCACCGGCTGGTCGACGCGGGCAACACCGTGGTCGTCATCGAGCACGAGCTCGACCTCGTGAAGAACGCCGACCACGTGATCGACCTCGGCCCCGAGGGCGGCGACGGCGGCGGCGAGCTGGTCGCGAGCGGCACCCCCGAGGAGATCGCCCACGAAGACGCCTCCCACACCGGCCGCTACCTCCGGGACATGCTCCCGAAGGTCGACCTCGACGGCCCGCGCGACGACCGCCGGAAGCCGGCGGTCGCGGACGACGACTGA
- a CDS encoding RidA family protein, translating into MREITTDDVPEALGPYSQGIVSGDTVHVSGKTGVDPDTGEAPESVAEQTTQTLENVAAILAAAGTSPDAIVSATVYLTDMDDYDAVNEAYRAFLSEPYPARTCVEVSRLPAPLDVEITVEAELDGD; encoded by the coding sequence ATGCGAGAGATCACGACGGACGACGTGCCGGAAGCGCTCGGCCCGTACTCACAGGGGATCGTCTCCGGCGACACGGTCCACGTCTCGGGGAAGACCGGCGTGGACCCCGACACCGGCGAGGCGCCCGAGTCGGTCGCCGAACAGACGACGCAGACGCTCGAAAACGTCGCTGCGATCCTGGCGGCGGCCGGGACGAGCCCGGACGCGATCGTGTCGGCGACCGTCTACCTCACGGACATGGACGACTACGACGCGGTGAACGAGGCGTACCGGGCGTTCCTCTCGGAGCCGTATCCGGCGCGGACCTGCGTCGAGGTGTCGCGGCTCCCCGCGCCGCTCGACGTCGAGATCACGGTCGAGGCGGAGCTCGACGGGGACTGA